Proteins from a genomic interval of Dermacentor variabilis isolate Ectoservices chromosome 8, ASM5094787v1, whole genome shotgun sequence:
- the LOC142590880 gene encoding uncharacterized protein LOC142590880 yields MASPTGPASTPMASRGERAGGAKDAGTTQASDAPAPTVQQPGTAEHRAATVPDNPSPGSASSAMKVHRATDDVATDGPTGATSTSHPTTTRAPLAGAPTPEATDRGIAKAQCAERPGPAHSGKASPVKTPGAGQITTATVTSGGAKGPDATASVGAATAPVGVGVVTEGAASRVISPVVTPPALATPSTTTPEESPPGATPSGVVTPPTSTTPPTVTSHVTSSDTSGPSATGQKTLNGATMKSPTEPTAAKAPSHGKSPAMNYGTVKSGATTPPNPTHTSAAALAGPTSPPKVFNVTGPNDAKVISDATRPATADPGNPKNDVVAARSVADSGGAVRAATVEAVFGAAETVSTRATGALTPAATAGSATKPGRGTTPPSAADLDTAGPSGMTAARRTEPGVSRPVATASCYDGHASRPSSSKAQHTPATSAPSVKKSAAIKRILEELEDVVRDPPPYCSAAPVDSDDLFKWRAVIVGPEGTPYEGGLFRVAITFPDDYPNSPPKVTFVTKIYHPNVSTDGDISLDILLWNWSPQMRMDQVLLSICCLMRSPDLQNAVNEYAALYYKEEPDMYEIIAREWTVSHATPGN; encoded by the exons ATGGCAAGCCCGACCGGGCCTGCAAGCACCCCGATGGCGTCTAGGGGAGAGAGAGCCGGAGGCGCTAAGGATGCCGGAACCACGCAGGCCAGCGATGCGCCTGCGCCCACTGTTCAACAGCCAGGCACCGCGGAACACCGCGCTGCAACAGTGCCCGACAACCCGAGTCCTGGCAGCGCCAGCAGCGCGATGAAGGTCCACAGAGCTACAGACGACGTCGCTACCGATGGGCCTACTGGTGCTACGTCGACGAGCCATCCGACGACGACAAGGGCTCCACTCGCCGGCGCCCCGACACCCGAGGCTACGGATCGGGGCATAGCGAAAGCGCAGTGCGCTGAGCGGCCGGGACCTGCGCATTCTGGGAAAGCTAGCCCTGTCAAGACGCCGGGCGCTGGCCAGATAACCACCGCTACGGTGACGTCGGGAGGAGCTAAAGGTCCTGACGCTACAGCTAGCGTCGGTGCCGCGACGGCGCCCGTCGGTGTTGGTGTCGTCACTGAGGGAGCAGCTAGCCGCGTAATCTCTCCCGTCGTTACCCCTCCTGCCTTGGCAACTCCCAGCACGACCACTCCCGAAGAGTCACCCCCCGGAGCGACACCGAGCGGAGTGGTGACGCCTCCAACCAGCACAACGCCTCCTACCGTAACATCTCACGTGACATCTTCCGACACTTCTGGTCCGAGCGCCACAGGTCAAAAGACACTCAATGGTGCAACGATGAAAAGCCCCACGGAACCTACCGCTGCGAAGGCACCAAGCCACGGGAAGAGTCCTGCTATGAACTATGGCACGGTGAAATCTGGTGCCACTACGCCTCCCAACCCTACACATACGAGTGCTGCAGCATTGGCCGGGCCCACGTCACCTCCTAAGGTATTTAATGTTACGGGACCCAACGACGCTAAGGTAATTAGCGACGCCACGCGTCCCGCAACTGCGGATCCTGGAAATCCGAAGAACGACGTGGTGGCGGCGCGTAGTGTCGCCGATTCCGGTGGCGCGGTAAGGGCGGCGACGGTCGAAGCGGTGTTCGGAGCTGCTGAGACCGTGTCTACAAGAGCCACAGGTGCGTTGACGCCCGCAGCTACAGCCGGTTCCGCAACGAAGCCTGGCCGTGGGACGACGCCTCCCAGTGCGGCGGACCTCGACACTGCGGGGCCCAGTGGAATGACGGCGGCCAGGAGGACGGAGCCCGGTGTTTCGCGACCAGTTGCTACTGCATCCTGCTACGACGGGCATGCCTCACGGCCTAGCTCTTCGAAGGCGCAACACACTCCCGCAACATCGGCACCGTCGGTGAAGAAATCGGCGGCTATCAAACGTATCCTCGAAGAACTGGAGGACGTTGTCCGTGACCCGCCGCCGTATTGCTCGGCCGCCCCCGTGGATTCCGACGATCTGTTCAAATGGCGCGCCGTCATAGTGGGTCCCGAGGGAACGCCTTATGAAGGAGGGCTCTTCCGCGTGGCGATTACTTTCCCCGATGACTATCCTAATAGTCCACCCAAG GTCACGTTCGTGACCAAAATCTACCATCCCAACGTGAGCACCGACGGCGACATCTCCCTCGACATCCTTCTATGGAACTGGTCGCCGCAGATGAGAATGGACCAAGTGCTGCTCTCCATTTGTTGCCTGATGCGGTCGCCGGATCTGCAAAACGCAGTCAACGAGTACGCGGCCCTCTACTACAAGGAGGAGCCAGACATGTACGAAATAATCGCCCGCGAGTGGACAGTGTCGCACGCGACGCCGGGTAATTAG